In the genome of Palaemon carinicauda isolate YSFRI2023 chromosome 13, ASM3689809v2, whole genome shotgun sequence, one region contains:
- the LOC137651449 gene encoding streptococcal hemagglutinin-like: protein MKHCCYLAISNNQRALLPSSNQRALLPSSNQRALLPSSNQRALLLSSNHQALLLSSNHPALLLSSNNHPALLLSSNNHPALLLSSNNHPALLLPRNHQALLLSSTAAINIAAIEQSSSIAAIEQSSSIAAIEQSSSSAAIEQSSSSAAIEQSSSSAAIEQSSSSAGIEQSSSSAGIEQSSSSAGIEQSSSSAGIEQSSSSAGIEQSSSSAGIEQSPSSAAIEQSSSSAAIEQSSSSAAIEQSSSSAAIEQSSSSAAIEQSSSSAAIEQSSSSAAIEQSSSSAAIEQSSSIVAIKQSSSNHKSMLLSSNHQAMLLSSNHQAILLLNIAAIKHCCYQAIIKHCCYQDIIKHCSYQALLLSSNHQTFLLLCNAAVKQSSSSAVMKHCCYQAIMKHCCYRAIIIKHCCYRAIIIKHCCYRAIIINIAAIEQSSSSIAAIEQSSSSIAAIEQSSSSIAAIEQSSSSIAAIEQSSSSIAAIEQSSSSIAAIEQSSSIAAIEQSSSIAAIEQSSSIAAIEQSSSIAAIEQSSSIAAIEQSSSIAAIEQSSSIAAIEQSSSIAAIEQSSSIAAIEQSSSNAAIKQSSSNAAIKQSYSNAAIKQSYSNAAINNNSIAAIQQSSSIAAIQQSSSIAATKESSSIAATKESSSIAATKESSSIAATKESSSIAATKESSSIAATKESSSIAATKESSSIAATKESSSIAAIKHCCYQAIFNHCCYYAFLLLSNHQA from the exons ATGAAGCATTGCTGCTACCTAGCAATATCAAACAATCAAAGAGCATTGCTGCCATCAAGCAATCAAAGAGCATTGTTGCCATCAAGCAACCAAAGAGCATTGCTGCCATCAAGCAACCAAAGAGCATTGCTGTTATCaagcaatcatcaagcattgctgTTATCCAGCAATCATCCAGCACTGCTGCTATCCAGCAATAATCATCCAGCACTGCTGCTATCCAGCAATAATCATCCAGCATTGCTGCTATCCAGCAATAATCATCCAGCATTGCTGCTACCAAGgaatcatcaagcattgctgctatcaagcactgctgctatcaa cattgctgctatcgagcaatcgtcaagcattgctgctatcgagcaatcgtcaagcattgctgctatcgagCAATCGTCAAGCAGTGCTGCTATCGAGCAATCGTCAAGCAGTGCTGCTATCGAGCAATCGTCAAGCAGTGCTGCTATCGAGCAATCGTCAAGCAGTGCTGGTATCGAGCAATCGTCAAGCAGTGCTGGTATCGAGCAATCGTCAAGCAGTGCTGGTATCGAGCAATCGTCAAGCAGTGCTGGTATCGAGCAATCGTCAAGCAGTGCTGGTATCGAGCAATCGTCAAGCAGTGCTGGTATCGAGCAATCACCAAGCAGTGCTGCTATCGAGCAATCGTCAAGCAGTGCTGCTATCGAGCAATCGTCAAGCAGTGCTGCTATCGAGCAATCGTCAAGCAGTGCTGCTATCGAGCAATCGTCAAGCAGTGCTGCTATCGAGCAGTCGTCAAGCAGTGCTGCTATCGAGCAGTCATCAAGCAGTGCTGCTATCGAGCAGTCGTCAAGCAGTGCTGCTATCGAGCAGTCGTCAAGCATTGTTGCTATCAAGCAGTCATCAAGCAATCATAAATcaatgctgctatcaagcaatcaccaagcaatgctgctatcaagcaatcacCAAGCAATTCTGCTATTAAACATTGCTGctatcaagcattgctgctatcaagccatcatcaagcattgctgctatcaagaCATCATCAAGCATTGCTCTTATCAAGCgctgctgctatcaagcaatcatcaAACATTTCTGCTATTATGCAATGCTGCTGTTAAGCAATCATCAAGCAGTGCTGTTATGAAGCATTGCTGTTATCAAGCAATCATGAAGCATTGCTGCTATCGAGCAAtcatcatcaagcattgctgctatcgagcaatcatcatcaagcattgctgctatcgagcaatcatcatcaa cattgctgctatcgagcaatcatcatcaagcattgctgctatcgagcaatcatcatcaagcattgctgctatagAGCAAtcatcatcaagcattgctgctatcgagcaatcatcatcaagcattgctgctatagAGCAAtcatcatcaagcattgctgctatagAGCAAtcatcatcaagcattgctgctatcgagCAGTcttcaagcattgctgctatcgagCAGTcttcaagcattgctgctatcgagCAGTcttcaagcattgctgctatcgagCAGTcttcaagcattgctgctatcgagCAGTcttcaagcattgctgctatcgagcagtcatcaagcattgctgctatcgagcagtcatcaagcattgctgctatcgagcagtcatcaagcattgctgctatcgagcagtcatcaagcattgctgctatcgagCAGTCATCAAGCAATGCTGCTATCAAGCAGTCATCAAGcaatgctgctatcaagcaatcatacagcaatgctgctatcaagcaatcatacagcaatgctgctatcaa CAATAATAGCATTGCTGCTATCCagcaatcatcaagcattgctgctatccagcaatcatcaagcattgctgctaccAAGgaatcatcaagcattgctgctaccAAGgaatcatcaagcattgctgctaccAAGgaatcatcaagcattgctgctaccAAGgaatcatcaagcattgctgctaccAAGgaatcatcaagcattgctgctaccAAGgaatcatcaagcattgctgctaccAAGgaatcatcaagcattgctgctaccAAGgaatcatcaagcattgctgctatcaagcactgctgctatcaagcaatcttCAATCATTGCTGCTATTATGCATTCCTGCTATTAAGCAATCATCAAGCATAG
- the LOC137651448 gene encoding uncharacterized protein DDB_G0286393-like, with translation MNAGQQQCLMIAGQQQCLMIAGQQQCLMIARQQQCLMIARQQQCLMIARQQQCLVIARQQQCLVIARQQQCLVIARQQQCLVIARQQQCLVIARQQQCWVIARQQQCLVIARQQQCLVIARQQQCLIAAMLDDCLIAGMLDSSNA, from the coding sequence ATGAATGCTGGACAGCAACAATGCTTGATGATTGCTGGacagcagcaatgcttgatgattgctggacagcagcaatgcttgatgattgctagacagcagcaatgcttgatgattgctagacagcagcaatgcttgatgattgctAGACAGCAGCAATGCTTGGTGATTGCTAGACAGCAGCAATGCTTGGTGATTGCTAGACAGCAGCAATGCTTGGTGATTGCTAGACAGCAGCAATGCTTGGTGATTGCTAGACAGCAGCAATGCTTGGTGATTGCTAGACAGCAGCAGTGCTGGGTGATTGCTAGACAGCAGCAATGCTTGGTGATTGCTAGACAGCAGCAATGCTTGGTGATTGCTAGACAGCAGCAATGCTTGATAGCAGCTATGCTTGATGATTGCTTAATAGCAGGAAtgcttgatagcagcaatgcttga
- the LOC137651450 gene encoding neurofilament heavy polypeptide-like encodes MHCCYQAIVKQSPSIAAIKQSPSIAAIKQSPSIAAINNHEALLLSSNIKQSSSIAAIKQSKSIVAIKQPKSIVAIKQPKSIVAIKQPKSIVAIKQPKSIVAIKQPKSIVAIKQPKSIVAIKQPKSIVAIKQPKSIVAIKQPKSIAAIKQPKSIAAIKQPKSIAAIKQPKSIAAIKQPKIIAAIKQPKIIAAIQQSSSTAAIQQ; translated from the exons atgcattgctgctatcaagcaatcgtCAAGCAATCaccaagcattgctgctatcaagcaatcaccaagcattgctgctatcaagcaatcaccaagcattgctgctatcaa CAATCATGAAGCATTGCTGCTATCTAGCAATATCAAACAATCATCTAGCATTGCTGCCATCAAGCAATCAAAGAGCATTGTTGCCATCAAGCAACCAAAGAGCATTGTTGCCATCAAGCAACCAAAGAGCATTGTTGCCATCAAGCAACCAAAGAGCATTGTTGCCATCAAGCAACCAAAGAGCATTGTTGCCATCAAGCAACCAAAGAGCATTGTTGCCATCAAGCAACCAAAGAGCATTGTTGCCATCAAGCAACCAAAGAGCATTGTTGCCATCAAGCAACCAAAGAGCATTGTTGCCATCAAGCAACCAAAGAGCATTGCTGCCATCAAGCAACCAAAGAGCATTGCTGCCATCAAGCAACCAAAGAGCATTGCTGCCATCAAGCAACCAAAGAGCATTGCTGCCATCAAGCAACCAAAGAtcattgctgctatcaagcaacCAAAGATCATTGCTGCTATCCAGCAATCATCCAGCACTGCTGCTATCCAGCAATAA
- the LOC137651447 gene encoding uncharacterized protein, which translates to MRLSSNIKQSSSIAAVQQSSSIAAIEQSSSIAAIEQSSSIAAIEQSSSIAAIDTAAIKQSSSIAAIQQSSSIAVIKHCCCPAIIQHCCCPAIIKHCCYQALLYIIVVIQQSSSIAAIQQSSSIAAIQQSSSIAAIQHSSSIAAIQHSSSIAAIQHSSSIAAIQHSSSIAAIQHSSSIAAIQHSSSIAAIQHSSSIAAIQHSSSIAAIQQSSSIAAIQQSSSIAAIQHSSSIAAIQQSSSIAAIQHSSSIAAIQHSSSIHPALLLSSIHPAFIQHCCYPAISIIKHCCYPAISIVKHCCYPAMLLSSNINRQALLLSSNINHQALLPSSNINCLALLPSSNINS; encoded by the exons atgCGGCTATCAAGCAATATCAAGCAATCATCCAGCATTGCTGCTGTCCAGCAATCATCCAGCATTGCTGCTATCGAGCAGTCATCCAGCATTGCTGCTATCGAGCAGTCATCCAGCATTGCTGCTATCGAGCAGTCATCCAGCATTGCTGCTATCGA CACTGCTGCTATTAAGCAATCATCAAGCATAGCTGCTATCCAGCAATCATCAAGTATTGCTGTGATCAAGCATTGCTGCTGTCCAGCAATCATCCAGCATTGCTGCTGTCCAGCAATCATCAAGCATTGTTGTTATCAAGCATTGTTATACATAATTGTTGTTATCCAGCAGTCATCGAGCATTGCTGCTATCCAGCAATCATCGAGCATTGCTGCTATCCAGCAATCATCGAGCATTGCTGCTATCCAGCATTCATCGAGCATTGCTGCTATCCAGCATTCATCGAGCATTGCTGCTATCCAGCATTCATCGAGCATTGCTGCTATCCAGCATTCATCGAGCATTGCTGCTATCCAGCATTCATCGAGCATTGCTGCTATCCAGCATTCATCGAGCATTGCTGCTATCCAGCATTCATCGAGCATTGCTGCTATACAGCATTCATCGAGCATTGCTGCTATCCAGCAATCATCGAGCATTGCTGCTATCCAGCAATCATCCAGCATTGCTGCTATCCAGCATTCATCCAGCATTGCTGCTATCCAGCAATCATCCAGCATTGCTGCTATCCAGCATTCATCCAGCATTGCTGCTATCCAGCATTCATCCAGCATTCATCCAGCATTGCTGCTATCCAGCATTCATCCAGCATTCATCCAGCATTGCTGCTATCCAGCAATATcaatcatcaagcattgctgctatccagCAATATCAAtcgtcaagcattgctgctatccagcaatgctgctatcaagcaataTCAAtcgtcaagcattgctgctatcaagcaatatcaatcatcaagcattgctgccATCAAGCAATATCAACTGTCTAGCATTGCTGCCATCAAGCAATATAAATTCTTGA